The Candidatus Latescibacter sp. genome window below encodes:
- a CDS encoding HNH endonuclease, whose amino-acid sequence MEKALFINGVYEDVLDEIVKSQEANPGRVFYLQPYSESSIKQLRNGSTEPYFPLPLYISTTRQLNQICYSADIIGWEDKNELSAKRLAFLNEHIKIFQPKEVEIYFEVKEKKCVNLISIRNLTKFSNQLSTSNLIKESDGEPLKPRTRAGSWSYVYALPLLSIDKTVVKKRLDEELEKSLSISLKDDDEIIKKRLETAPKIPEKVQTISYDFRRNPDVIAAVLKRAHGKCELCKSDAPFFKASDGTPYLEVHHWITLSEGGEDIIENAGALCPNCHKNAHFGAKRDFIKSNKVLVSNVKSPSTDEPCSY is encoded by the coding sequence TATAAACGGAGTTTATGAGGATGTCCTTGATGAAATTGTAAAATCCCAAGAAGCTAACCCTGGCAGGGTTTTTTACCTACAACCTTATTCAGAATCTTCGATAAAACAACTTAGAAACGGATCAACCGAGCCGTATTTCCCATTACCTCTTTACATTTCAACAACCCGTCAACTCAATCAAATATGCTACTCAGCAGATATCATTGGATGGGAAGACAAAAATGAACTATCGGCGAAAAGACTGGCATTCTTAAATGAACATATAAAAATATTTCAACCAAAAGAAGTCGAGATATATTTTGAAGTGAAGGAAAAAAAGTGCGTCAATTTAATCTCAATTAGAAACCTAACAAAATTTAGTAACCAACTGTCAACATCAAATCTAATAAAGGAGAGCGATGGAGAACCACTTAAACCGCGGACTCGCGCAGGCAGTTGGAGTTACGTTTATGCTTTACCATTATTATCAATTGATAAAACTGTTGTTAAAAAAAGACTAGACGAAGAACTGGAAAAATCTCTATCCATATCCTTAAAGGATGATGATGAAATAATAAAAAAACGTTTAGAAACTGCTCCTAAAATTCCAGAGAAAGTCCAAACCATATCATATGATTTTCGAAGAAACCCAGATGTAATTGCGGCGGTATTAAAAAGAGCTCACGGCAAATGTGAATTATGTAAATCTGATGCACCTTTTTTTAAGGCTTCAGATGGCACACCATATTTGGAAGTTCACCATTGGATCACATTATCTGAAGGAGGAGAGGACATTATTGAAAATGCTGGTGCACTATGCCCAAATTGTCATAAAAATGCGCATTTTGGGGCAAAACGAGACTTTATAAAATCTAACAAGGTGCTTGTATCCAATGTAAAAAGTCCCTCAACAGATGAACCCTGTTCGTACTAA
- a CDS encoding 4Fe-4S binding protein: MAETTKKILIFTDETLCKGVDGCGICIHVCPKKVFERSSRLTPKGIRPPEPVRAEDCNGCKLCMIYCPDLAIVIEKEDKSEVLTET; encoded by the coding sequence ATGGCAGAAACGACCAAAAAAATACTGATATTCACCGATGAAACCCTCTGCAAGGGTGTGGACGGCTGCGGTATTTGCATTCATGTGTGTCCGAAAAAAGTGTTCGAGCGTTCGAGCCGTCTGACACCCAAGGGAATCCGGCCCCCGGAGCCGGTACGGGCCGAGGATTGCAACGGGTGCAAGCTGTGTATGATCTATTGTCCCGATCTGGCGATTGTAATAGAGAAAGAAGATAAATCTGAAGTGTTGACCGAGACATGA